In Methanothermobacter sp., a genomic segment contains:
- a CDS encoding amidohydrolase family protein: MLVVENGTVLRGASLRPEKTNLLIEDGIIAEITPDRIPGSNRIDASGLMVAPALVNSHVHLGDSVAMDLGDGRPLEDIVRPPNGLKHLILASSTPWELKASMKDAMFDMMAHGTGSFIDYREGGVEGAELLTEAMDDLQLKGMILGRDPVVFDPEASNAEVRRAVRRILEVSDGFAPSGMGEITDEAARIIVDECERMGKVASIHVAEHPESQRRSLEETGRSEVERAVDAGFKLLVHLTNPVKDDLEIVRESGASVVLCPRSNGALSAGIPPVKRMHEMGINLLLGTDNVMFNSPDLLREMEYTLKVTRGSTGEYFPPLEVLRMATVNASEITGGGVIEEGFPANLMITEKLSADPYLSIINRTESKNIIYLIIKGKLVKR, from the coding sequence ATGCTTGTTGTTGAAAACGGGACTGTCCTACGTGGTGCAAGCCTGAGACCCGAAAAGACAAACCTCCTCATTGAAGATGGCATCATAGCCGAGATAACACCTGATAGGATCCCTGGAAGCAACAGGATTGATGCATCAGGCCTCATGGTTGCACCTGCCCTTGTGAACTCCCATGTGCACCTTGGAGATTCAGTTGCAATGGACTTGGGTGATGGGAGGCCACTTGAAGATATAGTGAGACCCCCCAATGGCCTGAAACACCTGATACTTGCATCATCCACGCCCTGGGAACTTAAAGCATCCATGAAGGATGCGATGTTTGACATGATGGCCCATGGCACAGGATCATTCATTGACTACAGAGAGGGTGGTGTTGAGGGTGCTGAACTCCTCACTGAAGCAATGGATGATCTCCAACTGAAGGGAATGATATTAGGAAGGGACCCTGTGGTTTTTGACCCTGAAGCATCAAATGCTGAGGTCAGACGTGCTGTGAGAAGGATCCTTGAGGTATCTGATGGCTTTGCACCAAGTGGTATGGGTGAGATAACCGACGAGGCAGCTCGCATAATCGTTGATGAATGTGAAAGGATGGGTAAGGTTGCATCGATTCACGTTGCAGAGCACCCAGAATCCCAGAGGAGGTCACTTGAAGAGACAGGCAGGAGTGAGGTTGAAAGGGCTGTGGATGCTGGATTTAAGCTTCTGGTGCACCTCACAAACCCAGTCAAGGATGACCTTGAAATTGTAAGGGAAAGCGGGGCATCGGTTGTGCTCTGCCCCAGATCCAACGGGGCGCTTTCAGCAGGCATACCCCCAGTTAAGAGGATGCATGAGATGGGCATAAATCTCCTTCTCGGCACAGACAACGTCATGTTCAACTCGCCGGACCTCCTCAGGGAGATGGAGTACACTCTGAAGGTTACAAGGGGATCCACAGGCGAATACTTCCCACCACTTGAGGTGCTGAGGATGGCAACAGTTAACGCATCGGAGATAACGGGTGGGGGTGTTATTGAGGAGGGATTCCCGGCGAACCTCATGATCACTGAGAAACTATCCGCTGACCCCTACCTCTCCATCATAAACCGTACTGAATCGAAAAATATAATATATTTAATAATAAAAGGTAAATTAGTTAAGAGGTGA